ttagcccaaagattaggaaaactaggaaaactggtgaactggtactgttcaaataaaaacatctgcaaatcttgctgcaatttccaaatagtatttctattacttaaataattatttttgttatttcttttaatacaaacacattactgcctatgacgactttatcgtattacttacatatcaaaatcaagtaataattacaaaactcgccgtaaactatcacctctgtgggtgtttgggatataaccggcacgaatattttctcaacactgcggcatgtgaaaaagtaggtcaatagtcagagaatacagggtgggtgcggcacgccgcacccacccaaaaacagaattgaaatcggataatgcaaagtgatgtaacgtcaacttgaagatacccggaaatcgggtgaaaacctgccacaaattgctataaatggcaaaatggtaatttttgggatgcttattcggacacttacttgaaaaggtagcattgatttaagtatcacagattaattgcatatctttccggacttcgttaaagaaaacaagattaaaaaatctctcctcgaataaatgtaataaaacaggtcttaacttaaactaggcagtgtttaatttcggcggagttgatagtgatttaggaaatatTTCACctaaaagacaaattattgtgatcaatgaaacataacgaggaaatcggtttttgacatgtatgttttcaaaaattggccaactttgatccgcgcgctttttgattcactgttatgtatgcgtgcacagtatggcagaattattgtgcagccactgtgacatacctactcgTAGAtcactttttttctcaaattagcctcgtagatcacctttcttctcatattaagcctcgtagatctTCACATAGCTTTATTGATCaccttttttttcttaaattagcctcgtagatcacctttcttctgaaattagcctcgtagatcccctttcttctcctattaagcctcgtagatccctCGTTTCaccgtagatcacctttcttctcaactTAGCCTAgaagatcacctttcttctcatattaagcctcatagatacctcgtttcacattgttgatcacctttttcttagattagcctcgtagatcacctttcttctcatatcagcctcgtagatcccctgtCTTCTCATACTAACCTCGTAGATCCCTCTCTTcgcatagccttgttgatcaccttttcttagattagcctcgtagatcacctttttctcaaataattagcctcgtagatcacctttcttctcatattaagcctcgtagTAGATCCCTCGTTTCAcatagcctcgtagatcacatttCTTCTGAacttagcctcgtagatcacctttcttcccaaattagcctcgtagatcacctttcttctcatattaggCCTCGTAGATCCCCcgtttcacatagccttgttgatcaccttttgttttaaatgagcctcgtagatcacctttcttctcatattaagcctcatagatacctcgtttcacattgttgatcacctttttctTAGATTAGCCTTCTCAACTTAGCCTAgaagatcacctttcttctcatattaagcctcatagatacctcgtttcacattgttgatcacctttttcttagattagcctcgtagatcacctttcttctcatatcagcctcgtagatcccctgtCTTCTCATACTATTACCTCGTAGATCCCTCTCTTcgcatagccttgttgatcacctttttcttagattagcctcgtagatcacctttttctcaaataattagcctcgtagatcacctttcttctcatattaagcctcgtagatccctcgtttcacatagcctcgtagatcacatttCTTCTGAacttagcctcgtagatcacctttcttcccaaattagcctcgtagatcacctttcttctcatattaggCCTCGTAGATCATCGCCCCcgtttcacatagccttgttgatcaccttttgttttaaatgagcctcgtagatcacctttcttctcatattaagcctcgtagatccctcgtttcacatagccttgttgatcacctttttctTAGATTaatagcctcgtagatcacctttcttcccAAATTAGCCttgtagatcacctttcttctcatattaagcctcgtagatccATCTCTTCTcatagcctcgtagatcacctttcttctcaaattagcctcgaCTGCCTCGTAGAtcatattaagcctcgtagatcccttgtttcacatagccttgttgatcccTTTTttcttaaggggtggtgcaataattatgtgtacccccgggggggtgaattctcaaaaaaaaaaaaaaaaaatcgcttgcccccccccctctggccgtgccaaaaatctttgcccccctttcgacgtgccaaaaacctttgccccccctttgatgtgccaaaaatctttgcccccccttacacatgcaagattttggggaacccgaatttaaaaccttaaattgtcttatcatatagtgcgaaaGAAAGcttgagcaggaaattttgcatatttgaacgtgttcctaacgttttcccacgcctttttagggcgtaatatagaaacggtgcccaaaatatctgtgccaaaaattgcttgccccccctttcgacctgccaaaaatcgcttgaccccccttttgacctgccaaaaaatgcttgcccccccttttttggcctgccaaaaatctttgccccccctataattcaccccggggtacacataattattgcaccacccctaaattaacctcgtagatcacctttcttttcaaattagcctcgtagatcccctttcttctcataaGCCTCGTTTTAATGTAGCCTTGTTGATCACTTTTTTCttaaattaacctcgtagatcaatCTTTCTttcaaattagcctcgtagatcacctttcttctcaaaattaattttctgattttgtctgattgaaagaTCCCATAAATTGAGTTATGAAGCCACtgctaaaaagtttttaaaagttTGAAGTTTATAATTTACGATGGCGCTATTCCCGTCTAGAGTGCGGTGCAggttaaagtgtttttaaaagaaGACATTATTCCGgttattattaaaaatattaaaatacaaaaattaatcATTCGTAATTGGTCATCGGATCTGTTGAAATGTTTGATATGTTAATTACTTTCCTTTGCAGTGAACCAAAGCTATTGATACGCATGGAAGTAAGATAATTCTGGCAAATTAAAGGGAAATATACTCCTACTCCACTTAAACTAGAAACGCTTAATTGGTCGCCACTCGCCAGAAGAGCAGGTGGATTGATTCCGGAACTGTGGAGCCTGGAGGTCCAAAAAGCCGAATAATCTGCATTTTAATTTAAAGACCTGTAGGCAACGTGACTTTCACCTAGGATAAGCATCAAGAGAAGGTAAACTGTAATGTGACTCTAAATTGCATCTTTTATTTATATCTATAGAAGCTATTTTAAGCTTACTGCTCGATGCTCATCTGTAGCATGATCAAGTCATCTCATGATCTGGTCATGAAAGTCATGAGCTTGCAATTTTTTGCATAGCTGGTAAGCAGCAGTCACATGTTCAATTCATGTGCACCACTTGGGCTACAgggcacagtgtattttacccataggAAAAATAATTCCGTACCATGCATGCACAGATTGTAGGTATCCCAGGtaaaccttaattaacacatttgctagtcagcgaaattcgccgagaccggggcccaaacacaatgcatatttacatagaaattttttttttcgagaataggccggtgaaggaaacctacataaatatgttttctatacttcacttgacccaaatatatgatttttatggtgataatcaagtcgcacatggaattttagaggattttgatagcagttccattaaaaaagctgctaatcgccatgagactaagatctagaaacaaccctaaatgccgttttggggaattttgctagcagaatctttttgatgaaagtcaatctttgacaagatgtaactttgttacggaaagtgctatgacaaaaatgttttcagttttggctttctttactcaatggctttaatttgatatgtaaaatgatgcagtttaatggcaaatttgaattcacctagcatacctacagatTAACAGATCACTGACAGGTGACGCTatcaaccaatcagcaattggaaaaTTGTTATCCCatgtagtacaaggaacttatacgatgtcctcattcacaaactgatactatctgtccatcgtaagactgttaccgtacggcaatgtggtgaaggaatattacacagtcaagaataggctccatcatttttttattatgatccctcccagtctcccaaaacatcaaaacatcaaaagcgttgcacttatacttacttaagactgtcctttttcacataacgcagacaaagtagggccaacttgcctagaaattgtcaaattttggcaagaaatatctctgtgtaatcctatgtaagtcccatatcacatcgttatcggcgatcgaggttttttttctgaagtttggttggtacccaccagcgtcatgcatgtgacgtgacacagctaaaataatcgaccgggaatcggggatcgttaaaacgtcaacaaatttcaaaacacagaaagcagtaaacttaatggcgagcggtccgaattttgagccatacaagtttacgtggtgaactatatCCCAtgacccaatgacgtcatcgccGACGCTGAATTTTCATTGACAAAATtcagaatcgttcaaaaacacaagtatttaagggaccgttcacaaacacttgtaagggggggcctaatgcaaaaagggggggccctgaaaatgtgtgaccctcctaagggggggccctgaaagaaatggccacaaatttttctgggaaaattgagtttatatgcttttctatggggttgaccgataattttcatgtcaaaaagggggggccctaaAATTGTTGAGGTGTGtaaaaggggggccccgaaaaattttcgcgataaaattttattgcatcaggcccccccttacaagtgtttgtgaacggtccctaattgcaaatatttaacttttgtgtgtatgaatgtcactgtctatatctcaaattaacattttgtgtattatcgtagcgttgaatgcgctgaaCTGAAGCTTGTGAGGCGGGTATGTTGCAAATTTGGTGGTtctcttgttttttgtttttgtgacattaaaaatccatctttcgcatggccgctgtgtgggggtgtgtgtgtggaaacGGGGGTCAGCTATGCACGCGCTGCATGCATATTAAACACTAGTACTGCTGTCTGAAtgtgtaccaatcgtagcagggtgtaaaatatacaacaaagtcaatgttaAATCTCAAATACATTATGGGGCATGGGGGCAAGCATTTGAATAATTCAACAgtaatttgaacctgaaaaataaatgagcatgaaagttcatgagtgaggtgctgcagctttggagctatgtctggttccataaagcaatacgcagtattgctgtctggtaagcaagtacgaataattccgcgtgaattgagacgtcagagccggtcaaacacagaggactagcctacatcccgtatcctactatcgctcaaacaagcaaatctcttcacgaattcactcaccttgcgatcctacatcatcagttgaaacaaacatctaagtttccaaaaacaactttgtcattcctccaaactacaagtaacttcattaataaaaaattgaaatcctactattacccgttattgaaaattttgttcgatttattttatgtcaaccaaaagaatgcacaagtcgagttcagttgaccaaaatggtatcgcctgcctcctggtcacctcagaaatgacgtcagtatcaagctgcttattaaatattcataaaaCCGACCACGTGGTCACAATcagtggatcggattggttgaaatcaacgccacgtttttgaccttacaggggtcagagatatgcatattcatgtcatgaaaacagcgatgcggatatagtatcatcaccgggactgagaaatgcgacattttcgatgtttgtaccggggaatttcagacacggagactccatgcagagatttctacaaattcgtccaaaggtaaccaaagggttggggatcgcatttttaactatcactaaatgtttcggaattgaggtcggctaaaaagtagaccgtttcggggactgtaattggtgtagatgtcacattttgaacagtgagcgataagtgaccaattttacgttcagcacaagtgtttatccTTAGGtactttggagctaaggcaatatggcgcattactttgaagttggtaatgggtaaattacactgtgcagGGATCTAGTATtttctatacgatgatttttattTGTGGGTTGATCATTGTATAGGCAAATGACATAGAAAATATATGTCTCCCAATCATGCACCATCAACCATGCAGTTGAATACTAGCAGACTGGCACTGCACAGTACCGGATTTGGTAGTGCCGTACTAATTGTTTCCTATTcagcgaggatgacaattttgacctcctcatctgtttacaaacagagaggtagacaaaagaccgttccgcttgtccaaacactcaagtatcagaaggatggtccataATAggtagcgtgattcacgtaacatgaatagggattaaaaagctgtcaagtagaaccatgcatttcttttgtccaatttgccatcaagatttcatatggaaacagttcagacccagaacacgatcatgtcggaaattaatattttgttctgggactgataattCGGACTACGGATTTGGCTGGTTACCAGTTCATTTAAGTTAGTACATGTAGTATGGGATCTATACGctgattttgttttttgggtggatcattttatgtgtaaataaaaatacacgtaacctagtacaacaagtcatacacTCATACCTAGAGACTTAGTATATAGTAGAGTGTCAATTTTATGTACAATGTACCATtgaccaaattttgaagaaatttttcaAATACCTGACCTgtgcaaatcgttaagtgtgtatttccggCATAGATACACAAAATGGCATGAGCCAGTCTGTAACGTAATATACATGCACGGCATATATAGTACTGGCAAGCAAGTCTGTCAGTCTTTATTTGCTATAAAGTATGGTTACACATTCATCGAGATGCTTATTTCTATTGGGTTAATTTCTGTTTTGAAGTACCGGTATACGCAGCTCAATTCTCTCACACTTCAATGGACATGGTGAATAGAAATGATGGCCACCAAGGTTGCGTCACTGCATGAAGTCCTAAATAGATTACGTATATTTTAGACCTGAACTGATGATCGGTATCGGCCATCGGATCGGTGCCGATAGTGCCCCAAACTAGTTGCGGAGGAGACTTAAACTACAGTATGTAAATTGCATTTCTGGAGTACATAATAAGTCCCTCCCTACCCAAACCGAACTTGAGTCAATTTGTAATGCCCAGATGGTATTTCATTTGCGCCTTGTTTGTGACAGATTGCACACACTACCCACCATGCCTTTCACTACAGAGGAGTTTCAAGATGCGTGTCGCCAACTTGACAATCCGGATGTGTCGGAGTTTGAGTTCTTTGTTGAATATATGGACGTGAAAATTTACCGTAAATATAATGAGGTAAGTGGTCATGGTAATTGGTAATGATTCCTCAACATGTGCCACAGGTGGAGCTTaacattgttggttatacatgtacatgtaggtgtaATGCTAATCGAAccaagtctcactaaagctcactattaaaaccactgggcgtgcatgcattccacgtgatgcgatgacgtaatcagcctaagtcatatactcAGGGAATCGCTAGCCGGGCTAGCTTAACCTCGGTGGCTACAGGTTTGTGATTTTGTGTGAGGTGTCCGAGATTAGAATCCAGGGGGTACCGATACCGAGtgacttttttgttcatcttgtttctttcaaaaataaaacatgcgctcggttagggttaattaatacCTGCccaaattttcaggatttaaaAATTTTGTTTCAAGAATAAATTGATACTTCTTAAGGAGGTGTGTTCCAATCAATTTCTGAAATAAATTTAGATACTGTATTGCTCATTACTAAAAGTTACGAAAATTCACAATTTACCAGTTTTGTTTAAACAAAGTTCGGACCCACCCTTCAAACTTTGCTTCCCATACAGTCCAATTAGCTCAATTAGTAAGGTGCCCCTGACGGTACGAGTTTGAGCCCCAACAGTGTctatagagagcttgcgatttccaaatgtaCATACACCCATACATCTATTCAACATGCATGagaattttaagttttaaaactgaattctgTTTtttatttcagcctgttttgtgTACGGTACTTTTTTTTTCCTACAATGAGTTTGAGAGATATGTTATGTTTGATTTCCTTATAATGCAGGAGTCTGGACTGTATGAATATATTACGTTTGGAACAATAGATGTGAAACCTGAAATTTGTCACCAGGTCTATATCGACCTGGATTACCGGAAAAAGTGGGATAGCTATGTTAAAGGTGAGACAAGTCTAGACACACAAACAATTTGGGTTGAGTACATCTTTATATCTGCTTGCCTGTAAGGGATGTATCATatcattttggaatttttttattattttttgagtcaCACAAGGAAAGATTTTTGGAACAAAATCTTCAAATTTGGTAAGTACTGATGTGCAACAAAACAACTTTTTACTTtcagtatacgctggcgaagttatgtaataatcgtattaactaccatagcaataggtcaaaacaatatttgaatatacCATGATGCACTGATatgttcacacggtacctctgcattgccattgaaccatatcatgctgatcacttgcacctgtaagattagtatctttgaaaaggtcagtattttattcaatctatgattgcagacatacacaggtgatgtgtgtaacctgcttgtagtgcagtgcgatatgttcaaaattgttgtcacctattgctatggtaattaatccgattaattacgtaacttcgccagcgtatttggTGCATAAGCATCTAGGCATCCTCAGGATTTGTTCAGGACTATTCTAAATACATGTAGTTACCTGAAAATTGCCTTTCAAGGTTATTagatatttatgttttgttttctgtGTACTATACTTATTGATTTGTGATACAAATGTGTGCTTTATGTGCAAGGTAAAGCTATCTTTGTGCAAGTTGAAGAAGAGTGGTGTGGAATCTACATTATTGTATAATTACTTGTaacagttaaggtggtactacaccccttgataaatttgtgactatttttgaaaaaaaaaaaaaaaataataacacactggtaacaaaagttatgtatattataggggcaaggaatccagttactacaagtACACTGGAATTTCGGTAactaaagacaagcggttcgttatttatgataagaaaaaaggtcccgctagaatgtacctcatttcttaacgtaTATAATgacccacttgtcttgaatcactgaaatttcagtgaagtaattggatttgttgcccctataatataaataacttttgttaccagtgtgcagttattttttgagaaaaatgcaaaattagtcacaaaatttatcagggggtgtagtaccactttaagcACAAGAACTACTACATGTATACAGGAAGTAATCCTGAATTATATGAAGTCCCATGATAACCAgttttttgtttcattatttttttcagcTTTGTATGAAGTAACAGAAGGGGATAGAAAAGGAATTTATTGGAATTGCAACTTTCCGTTTCCGATGTCAAATAGAGATGTATCCTTTATGTAGAGACAAATCCTATTTTTTTCGAGAGTCAGatatgagaattttcaggtttaagcctgaattcaggctcttttgtggtccaaatttctgcacttttaaTTTCGGCCCGCTTTGGGCTTTTTTaccctaaggccaaaaaaaaaattgtttgtttgtctacgtCCGACCGACTGTGTatcctggtcccgaccgtgtcctttttttttttcttttaaatttgtgttgaatgtgctagtaaaacagtactagttagtataaatttaaagaaagaaaatgtaaagaaaatgaacagtataaaatgcagaaccatctcaagagttaaaccagtaaagtgctgtgtgttttgacttatttaccagtcttcaaattgtcagtttcaagtgcaatatctgtaaaaaaaaaaaatccgacctaccgacccaactgtttcataagcctctatggacaaacaaacaatttttttttggcctaatttcacatgctttttcaggctttttcaaacttttcatgttttttcatggatgatcattctcatgcctatAAAGTCCAAATCAAACATAAAATTACACAGAATGGCCAAAAGTTTAATCTGTTGACCTGAAAATGTGTGGAACCTAAAATTGgaattccattttccaaaaaAGAACTGAACACTCAAGTACATTTGTATAATTATAAAAGTTGGAGTGAATCAAATAAATGTAGCAGGTTTGTGGTGGAAGTAATTCAAAGAAGTGTTTTCTATTTTCATTTTTGGAAACCTGTATCCTTAACTTGTaacattttagtatatttttgaaaGAGAAAGTCAAGAATTTGACCTAGACGGCCGTCACGTATTCGTAACGCTAGGACGAAGCGCAGAGTTTTCTTCTGTACCAGAGAAATCGGGAGTGATACGAGTAGACGACTTTAAACAGAGTTTAGCAATAACTGCCAATGGAGACACTGGCAGCAAAGGTAATTGATACATGTACTAGGGTCTTAGCAAGTTACCCATCATTTCACCCAAACTACCTATCCAAAATTTAACCCTGAAAAAACAAAGCAGACCTCTGCCCCTTCttggggttcagtcagttcaaatatttattgatatacatgtacatatagccTTTACATATAGCTTTGGTATATTGGTgaggtcttgttttgagttcacagaacttattcaagcaatATTTTTAGAATTCAGCAATCAGCATGTCACAGACATTAAGTTTGCATGTCCAAGGaacaaactgcctgtccaaaatgacaggtgggcGGGTGGCAAGCTAACACTCTGATTGATACTATTATATGACAAAGGCAGCAAAGCCTAGACCGTGCATGGATTCCTCGATTCCAAAGGCAAATGTtcaaatttttcacaatgccctaccaataactgatgcgcagttattaactgCCAAGTAAaaactattttctaaattttcttgCGGATAACTAAACAACTTTTTTGGAGGGCCTTATGTGGGAAGTATGTTACAGAATTTTGTCTTACTTGTAGTCATCTTGTGTTTCTCTTTTCAGCATTTATGCATTACTATGATAACCCTAAGGGTATGATACCCACCTGGTTAATTAACTGGGCTGCTAAGGTGAGTAGCCACATCGTGTTGCAAACCTGtgtgtatatgtgacatgatcaagaggaatgagtcagatgtcgctaatattgtttttgagatattggcaaaaacagtgttcaaattcttttgttttatattattttcagccattgataaattgctcataactcggtaaccagacgtccgattttgatggggtttgcatcaaaatgtagcattcataaactgccagaaaattgtgtaaatacttttaattgaaaattgccaacatgtgactcatttaaTGTGACTCATTTCCCCTTGAtcaatcatgtcacatatttgtatTGTTAAGGCGAAAAAAATTATAGTTTTGTCTTATTTGATCTATGCTGCGCAGCTGTAAAATcaatattcaatttcaattttgtttctgttCGCACTGCAACTCTGAAATTGGAATGCTACATGTAGATATAGCCTGTATTCCATCTAAACATACCCATTATATGGAATtgtatttgcatatattttgatatcataaaatactcaaaattggcattgttcaatttataaaaaataaaataaaaaaccacATACCGCATTAGATTTTTAAAACTCCTATAAATTTATTTGGCCTAAataaaatttgcttttttttctgaattttaaagtgatcagtcacccacctttgcacagtattttttgtgggacctgagagcacatcagacactaaattacattctgaatatgaggaatatcatgatgatatcaaataattttgatacctTCCCCAAAAAATAAGTAAAGTAACAAATGCCAGTTGAATCTTTCAAATTATCTGGGCATTGATAAATTCTATAATAGCTGtgacatttttgaattatttttgtgaaaatgtccagtatgacttttaaaatatgtaatttcttagtgcCCCACCCTACAGACGATAAAAAGATAGATAAAAAGTAGTTGAAGTTAACTTTTGTTCTGTTATTCTTCACCACAGACTGGTGTACCAGGTTTTCTACAAAATATGACAGATGCTTGTAAGGGCTATCCAGAGTATCtacagaagaagaagcagaaggaaGGACGGTGATGATAAATGGTTTGACTAGGCTTAATATTTCAAATATGTGTGTGTCTTGTTACAGATAAGAGcaacaaaaaccaaaaacagGGGGAGTCACTACCTCATTGGGTATCATTGAGCAGGTCCATGAATAGTAATTTGTTTCAGACATGTATT
Above is a window of Amphiura filiformis chromosome 20, Afil_fr2py, whole genome shotgun sequence DNA encoding:
- the LOC140142590 gene encoding phosphatidylcholine transfer protein-like; this translates as MPFTTEEFQDACRQLDNPDVSEFEFFVEYMDVKIYRKYNEESGLYEYITFGTIDVKPEICHQVYIDLDYRKKWDSYVKALYEVTEGDRKGIYWNCNFPFPMSNRDYIFERESQEFDLDGRHVFVTLGRSAEFSSVPEKSGVIRVDDFKQSLAITANGDTGSKAFMHYYDNPKGMIPTWLINWAAKTGVPGFLQNMTDACKGYPEYLQKKKQKEGR